One window from the genome of Streptomyces sp. NBC_00287 encodes:
- a CDS encoding LacI family DNA-binding transcriptional regulator: MEPPAPQRRVTIVDVARHAKVSTTAVSKVLRNAYGASPEMRAKVRRAIDELGYRPLTAARGLRGQTYTIGVMLPDIRNPFFPEILDGVTGRLADTDYQVFLGPGCNGEKEEARVTEAMIDRGMDGIILIAPVSSRAHLEHVASAVPTVVVGRHGHSPVYDTVTDDDVVGASLVVGHLAGLGHRRIAHIEHHETDPTRIAEMPNAQRADGYRQAMRAHGLAEEIDIVSTSYTQPGGYDGAKELLARPHPPTAVFAGADIVAMGVLEAFTEAGLSVPGDISVAGYDNTTFAAFGPISLTSVDQAGAEIGDNAARLLVERIADRHRASVQVKLSPTLVARRTTAAPPE; the protein is encoded by the coding sequence ATGGAGCCGCCAGCACCGCAGCGTCGCGTCACGATCGTCGACGTGGCGCGTCACGCCAAGGTGTCCACGACCGCTGTCTCCAAGGTGCTGCGCAACGCCTACGGAGCCAGTCCCGAGATGCGCGCGAAAGTACGCCGGGCGATCGACGAGCTGGGCTATCGGCCGTTGACCGCCGCTCGGGGTCTGCGCGGACAGACGTACACCATCGGCGTGATGCTGCCCGACATCCGCAACCCCTTCTTCCCCGAGATCCTCGACGGGGTCACCGGCCGGCTCGCAGACACCGACTACCAGGTCTTCCTGGGCCCGGGCTGCAACGGCGAGAAGGAGGAGGCACGCGTCACGGAAGCCATGATCGACCGTGGGATGGACGGCATCATCCTGATCGCCCCTGTGTCATCGCGCGCCCATCTCGAGCACGTTGCGTCCGCCGTGCCCACGGTGGTCGTCGGACGCCACGGGCATTCCCCGGTGTACGACACCGTGACAGACGACGACGTGGTGGGCGCGTCCTTGGTCGTCGGGCATCTCGCCGGTCTCGGGCACCGCCGGATCGCCCATATCGAGCACCACGAGACCGACCCGACACGGATCGCGGAGATGCCCAACGCCCAGCGCGCGGACGGCTATCGGCAGGCCATGCGGGCCCACGGACTCGCGGAGGAGATCGACATCGTCTCCACCAGCTACACCCAGCCGGGCGGTTATGACGGCGCCAAAGAGCTGCTCGCGCGTCCGCACCCGCCCACTGCCGTGTTCGCCGGTGCGGACATCGTGGCCATGGGGGTGCTGGAGGCCTTCACCGAAGCCGGGTTGTCCGTTCCCGGGGACATCTCGGTGGCCGGCTACGACAACACGACCTTCGCCGCCTTCGGTCCGATCTCCCTCACCAGCGTCGACCAGGCGGGCGCCGAGATCGGCGACAACGCCGCGCGTCTGCTCGTCGAGCGGATCGCGGACCGTCACAGGGCATCCGTACAGGTCAAGCTCTCTCCCACGCTGGTGGCGCGGCGGACCACCGCTGCTCCTCCCGAGTAG
- a CDS encoding ABC transporter substrate-binding protein: MPSFPSRRRVLAVGAGAALGAGAFGTPPASASPASSGRSAGPSAGREETRSLDELYRAALAEGGKLVVYAGGDTPTQQDGTKAAFKDRFPEIDLTLIVDYSKYHDVRVDNQFATDTLVPDVVQFQTLQDFDRWKQQGRLLHYKPAGFSKIYDRFKDPQGAWVATGAIAFSFMYSTATVGSDVQLSPRDLIDPKWKGRIASSYPHDDDAVLYLYALYAQKYGWDWVAELAAQDVQFAQGSNSPGEAVFGGRKAIGVGTAGSAVGSSPVKFVIAEGHPFMAWGQRAAILKQAKNSTAAKLFLNWQVPTERQQRSFNGWSVRTDVTPPAGLKQIWEYPDAHVDGFPRFMADRAAVERWKQTFALYFGEVKGDPTPGWLGLHPGS; this comes from the coding sequence ATGCCCAGTTTCCCCAGCAGACGACGTGTCCTCGCCGTCGGTGCCGGTGCCGCGCTCGGCGCCGGTGCGTTCGGTACGCCTCCGGCGTCGGCTTCTCCCGCCTCGTCGGGGCGTTCGGCCGGACCCTCAGCCGGGCGCGAGGAGACCAGGTCGCTCGACGAGCTCTACCGGGCCGCCCTCGCTGAGGGCGGGAAGCTCGTCGTCTACGCCGGTGGTGACACGCCGACGCAGCAGGACGGCACCAAGGCCGCCTTCAAGGACCGCTTCCCGGAGATCGATCTGACGCTGATCGTCGACTACAGCAAGTACCACGACGTCCGCGTCGACAACCAGTTCGCCACCGACACCCTCGTCCCGGACGTCGTGCAGTTCCAGACCCTTCAGGACTTCGACCGCTGGAAGCAGCAGGGCCGCCTGCTGCACTACAAGCCCGCCGGGTTCTCGAAGATCTACGACAGGTTCAAGGACCCGCAGGGCGCGTGGGTGGCCACGGGAGCCATCGCCTTCAGCTTCATGTACAGCACGGCGACGGTCGGCTCGGACGTACAGCTCTCCCCGCGCGACCTGATCGACCCGAAGTGGAAGGGCAGGATCGCCTCGTCGTACCCGCACGACGACGACGCGGTCCTCTACCTCTACGCGCTGTACGCCCAGAAGTACGGCTGGGACTGGGTGGCCGAACTCGCCGCTCAGGACGTGCAGTTCGCGCAAGGCAGCAACTCCCCGGGCGAGGCCGTCTTCGGCGGGCGGAAGGCGATCGGCGTCGGCACCGCAGGATCGGCGGTCGGGTCGTCCCCGGTGAAGTTTGTGATCGCCGAAGGGCACCCGTTCATGGCCTGGGGCCAGCGGGCCGCGATCCTCAAGCAGGCCAAGAACTCCACGGCCGCCAAGCTCTTCCTCAACTGGCAGGTGCCCACCGAGCGCCAGCAGCGGTCCTTCAACGGCTGGTCCGTGCGTACCGACGTGACTCCCCCGGCCGGTCTGAAGCAGATCTGGGAGTACCCCGACGCCCACGTGGACGGTTTCCCCCGCTTCATGGCCGACCGCGCCGCGGTGGAGCGCTGGAAGCAGACCTTCGCCCTGTACTTCGGCGAGGTCAAGGGCGACCCGACGCCCGGCTGGCTCGGGCTGCACCCGGGCTCGTAG
- a CDS encoding response regulator transcription factor: MPFHPPERQPDLDVIAEAGSGEEAVRLALELAPDVVLMDLRFAGTGAGIDGVEAIRRLTAKAPGMPVVMLTSYSGRADVVPALEAGARGYVLKAGPPEDLFRAVRSAAEGGLGLAAEVVGDLVGQVVSPAPELTEREREVVRSMADGHSNRAIADALYLGEATVKTHLVRIYRKLGVDNRAAAVAEAVRRGLLELT; this comes from the coding sequence CTGCCGTTCCACCCGCCGGAACGGCAGCCGGACCTCGATGTGATCGCGGAGGCCGGCAGCGGCGAGGAAGCCGTACGCCTGGCGCTCGAACTGGCACCCGATGTCGTGCTGATGGACCTGCGCTTCGCGGGCACGGGCGCCGGCATCGACGGCGTCGAAGCGATCCGCCGCCTCACCGCCAAGGCTCCGGGCATGCCCGTGGTGATGCTGACCAGCTACTCGGGACGGGCCGACGTCGTACCAGCCCTCGAGGCCGGCGCACGCGGCTACGTCCTCAAGGCGGGGCCGCCGGAGGACCTCTTCCGGGCCGTGCGCAGCGCCGCCGAGGGCGGCCTGGGCCTCGCGGCAGAGGTGGTCGGCGACCTGGTCGGGCAAGTCGTCAGTCCCGCCCCGGAGTTGACCGAGCGGGAGCGGGAAGTCGTCCGGTCGATGGCCGACGGCCACAGCAACCGCGCCATCGCGGACGCCCTGTACCTCGGCGAGGCAACCGTCAAGACACACCTGGTACGCATCTACCGGAAACTCGGCGTCGACAACAGAGCGGCGGCGGTCGCGGAGGCGGTGCGGCGGGGGCTGCTGGAGCTCACCTAG
- a CDS encoding DUF6228 family protein, with protein MTSPDGDLDDKARVTIRCQDNSSVGMTFCDRFSFDQDSVHYTVEARAPGLTARVTEVVAWIWDNDLTTFLEELAADYRGWEGERTWHTMDRDLAVSAVCRSGGYIGLTWTIRPWRSAAGDWNTSVTTWLEAGEQMSSFAADIRHFLAWERAAHPSVDDLPPGR; from the coding sequence ATGACATCCCCGGACGGCGACCTCGATGACAAGGCCCGGGTGACCATCCGCTGCCAGGACAACTCATCCGTGGGCATGACGTTCTGCGACCGGTTCAGCTTCGACCAGGACTCCGTCCACTACACCGTAGAAGCCCGGGCACCTGGCCTGACCGCCCGTGTCACCGAGGTGGTCGCCTGGATCTGGGACAACGACCTCACCACGTTTCTGGAGGAGCTGGCCGCGGACTACCGGGGCTGGGAAGGCGAGCGGACCTGGCACACCATGGACCGCGACCTCGCCGTCTCCGCCGTCTGCCGCTCCGGCGGTTACATCGGCCTGACCTGGACTATTCGTCCCTGGCGGAGCGCGGCGGGCGACTGGAACACCTCGGTGACCACGTGGTTGGAGGCGGGCGAGCAGATGTCGTCCTTCGCAGCCGATATCCGGCACTTCCTCGCCTGGGAGCGCGCCGCCCACCCATCAGTTGATGACCTACCGCCAGGCCGATGA
- a CDS encoding MFS transporter encodes MAPILALCWLVVFFDGMDVNIYGAVMPHLLGDAELGFSTSTAGSVGSWTTFGMLIGALAAGTATDWLGRKPLVTASVVLFSAGSAVCALAPSAGVFGAGRFLAGLGLGGLMPIGLAIVAEFAPPRRAALATGLMMTSYHAGGMAATGLGLAIAPEHGWRWVFWAGVIPAVVAVPLVLKWLPESPRVLLAKGRTAQAYEVADRYGLVRPDAEDAPAAGAKGRLSTIGALFAPGNRWATPLLWVASFAGLLLVYGVSTWLPELMRASGYSLSSSVTFLMVINAGGIVGMLVAGRAADRFGAVRISAIWFVLTACGALLLKTQMPLGVAYAVVFMTGIWLFSAQTMVYAATAKVYAPAQRATGLGWVAGIGRTGAVVGPWLGGAVIAGGNPSLGFTTFAVAAVVAAAAITLVPMAGRWSAPRKAPVLAAAVD; translated from the coding sequence GTGGCTCCGATCCTGGCTCTGTGCTGGCTGGTCGTCTTCTTCGACGGCATGGACGTCAACATCTACGGTGCCGTGATGCCGCACCTGCTCGGCGATGCGGAGCTCGGCTTCAGTACGTCCACGGCGGGCAGCGTCGGTTCGTGGACCACCTTCGGCATGCTGATCGGCGCCCTGGCCGCGGGTACGGCCACGGACTGGCTGGGCCGCAAGCCGCTGGTCACCGCGAGTGTGGTGCTGTTCTCCGCGGGCTCGGCCGTGTGCGCCCTCGCCCCGAGCGCGGGTGTGTTCGGCGCGGGGCGCTTTCTCGCTGGTCTCGGCCTGGGCGGTCTGATGCCCATCGGTCTGGCCATCGTCGCCGAGTTCGCGCCGCCGCGCCGGGCGGCGTTGGCCACGGGCCTGATGATGACCTCGTACCACGCGGGCGGCATGGCGGCCACGGGCCTCGGCCTCGCCATCGCCCCCGAGCACGGCTGGCGCTGGGTGTTCTGGGCCGGCGTCATCCCCGCCGTCGTAGCCGTTCCGCTGGTGCTCAAGTGGCTGCCGGAGTCGCCGCGCGTGCTCCTGGCCAAGGGGCGCACGGCCCAGGCGTACGAGGTCGCGGACCGGTACGGTCTGGTGCGGCCCGACGCCGAGGACGCCCCGGCGGCCGGCGCCAAGGGACGGCTGTCCACGATCGGCGCCCTGTTCGCGCCGGGCAACCGCTGGGCCACGCCGCTGTTGTGGGTCGCCTCGTTCGCCGGGCTTCTCCTCGTCTACGGCGTCTCGACCTGGCTGCCCGAGCTGATGCGCGCCTCTGGCTACAGCCTGTCCTCCTCGGTCACCTTCCTCATGGTGATCAACGCGGGTGGCATCGTCGGCATGCTGGTGGCCGGACGGGCCGCGGACCGGTTCGGTGCGGTGCGCATCTCCGCGATCTGGTTCGTGCTCACCGCCTGCGGGGCCCTGCTGCTCAAGACGCAGATGCCGCTGGGCGTCGCCTATGCGGTCGTGTTCATGACGGGCATCTGGCTGTTCAGCGCCCAGACGATGGTGTACGCGGCCACCGCCAAGGTGTACGCCCCGGCCCAGCGCGCCACCGGCCTGGGCTGGGTCGCCGGTATCGGCCGTACCGGAGCGGTGGTCGGACCGTGGCTCGGCGGGGCGGTCATCGCGGGCGGCAACCCCTCCCTCGGCTTCACCACCTTCGCCGTGGCGGCCGTGGTCGCCGCCGCCGCGATCACGCTGGTGCCGATGGCCGGGCGGTGGTCGGCGCCGCGCAAGGCGCCCGTCCTCGCGGCCGCCGTCGACTGA
- a CDS encoding IclR family transcriptional regulator domain-containing protein: protein MTTPLAPPATSTVPPEAVTPLIRGIRVLRHLADSDGEVSLRDLSFATELPRSTVDRIAATLDHLGLISLNGRAVTLLPKVMEFGNAYLASVRLPALLGPHVKRLADALDESVSLTVPDGDGLRFIHQVTHRRAMTLSFRIGDLLPIERMAPGPLFAADWTPRQWADWRARLAADPAHHGFPSVPPRQDPGGGGAALEERADAARERGWAIDDQMLEPGLIAIATVVRDADGRKVCAPSVVSHTSRHTVTSLHEAVLPQLRAAVAEMEHTLREAPPAVPEPVPAPDAPRGGAGKQEVGREFVESLARGLGVLTAFGEGRDTLPLTSIAEATGLARATARRSLITFEHLGYVTRDERHYRLTPRVLDLGFAQQSRTTLSGLAAPHLAALMRQVVDSASLAVLVGDDIQYMARAAARRVMSVDIHVGTRLPAYATSMGRVLLAGLSPAERTTALDRTELRALTDATLTTRPAVDALLDRVRDEGYALTDGELEAGLRSLAVPVHDRAGQVIASINVAMHSTRRTLDACLTEVLPALRATATGIERDLWTASRFVQIPT, encoded by the coding sequence ATGACGACGCCCCTCGCCCCGCCCGCGACCTCGACGGTTCCGCCGGAGGCCGTCACGCCTCTGATCCGCGGGATCCGCGTGCTGCGGCACCTCGCGGACTCGGACGGCGAGGTAAGCCTGCGTGACCTCTCCTTCGCCACCGAGCTGCCCCGCTCCACCGTGGACCGGATCGCCGCGACCCTCGATCATCTGGGCCTCATCAGCCTCAACGGACGGGCCGTCACCCTGTTGCCCAAGGTCATGGAGTTCGGCAACGCCTATCTCGCGTCCGTCCGGCTGCCCGCCCTGCTCGGCCCGCACGTCAAGCGGCTGGCCGACGCGCTCGACGAGTCGGTGTCCCTGACCGTGCCGGACGGCGACGGTCTCCGCTTCATCCACCAGGTGACCCACCGCCGCGCCATGACGCTCAGTTTCCGCATCGGCGACCTGCTCCCCATCGAACGGATGGCCCCCGGGCCGCTGTTCGCCGCCGACTGGACGCCGCGGCAGTGGGCCGACTGGCGTGCACGGCTCGCCGCCGACCCCGCCCACCACGGGTTCCCCTCCGTGCCGCCCCGGCAGGACCCGGGAGGCGGCGGGGCCGCACTGGAGGAACGGGCCGACGCGGCCCGGGAGCGCGGCTGGGCCATCGACGACCAGATGCTCGAGCCGGGCCTGATCGCCATCGCGACGGTCGTGCGCGACGCCGACGGCCGCAAGGTGTGCGCGCCGAGCGTGGTCAGCCACACCAGCAGACACACCGTCACCTCGCTGCACGAGGCCGTGCTGCCCCAACTGCGCGCCGCCGTCGCGGAGATGGAGCACACGCTGCGTGAAGCGCCGCCCGCCGTCCCCGAGCCCGTGCCCGCCCCGGACGCCCCGCGCGGAGGAGCCGGGAAGCAGGAGGTGGGCCGGGAGTTCGTGGAATCGCTGGCCCGCGGCCTCGGCGTACTCACCGCGTTCGGCGAGGGCCGCGACACCCTGCCCCTGACGTCGATCGCCGAGGCCACCGGCCTGGCACGGGCCACAGCACGCCGGTCCTTGATCACCTTCGAGCACCTCGGCTACGTCACCAGGGACGAGCGGCACTACCGGCTCACCCCGCGCGTCCTCGACCTCGGCTTCGCACAGCAGTCCCGTACGACGCTGTCGGGGCTGGCCGCACCGCACCTCGCCGCGCTCATGCGGCAGGTCGTCGACTCGGCCTCGCTTGCGGTGCTGGTCGGGGACGACATCCAGTACATGGCGCGGGCAGCCGCGAGGCGGGTGATGAGCGTCGACATCCACGTCGGCACCCGCCTGCCCGCCTACGCCACCTCCATGGGGCGCGTCCTGCTCGCCGGTCTCTCCCCGGCCGAGCGGACCACCGCGCTCGACCGCACCGAACTACGGGCCCTGACCGACGCCACCCTCACCACCCGGCCCGCCGTCGACGCACTCCTGGACCGGGTGCGCGACGAGGGATACGCCCTGACCGACGGCGAGTTGGAAGCCGGACTGCGCTCCCTCGCCGTCCCTGTGCACGACCGAGCGGGCCAGGTGATCGCCTCGATCAACGTCGCCATGCACAGCACCCGGCGGACCCTCGACGCATGCCTCACCGAGGTCCTGCCCGCGCTGCGCGCCACGGCCACCGGGATCGAGCGGGACCTGTGGACGGCCTCCCGCTTCGTCCAGATCCCCACCTGA
- a CDS encoding carboxymuconolactone decarboxylase family protein yields the protein MSDQPSRAQQLLGDLAPKMVQLTDDVLFGDVWKREGLSPRDRSLVTVAVLAATYRPGQLDSHLKIALENGLTRDELVEALTHVAFYAGWPSGMGALMQLKDIVEDEKA from the coding sequence GTGTCCGATCAGCCCAGCCGCGCTCAGCAGCTGCTCGGCGATCTCGCGCCGAAGATGGTCCAGCTCACCGATGACGTGCTCTTCGGCGACGTATGGAAGCGCGAGGGCCTGTCCCCTCGTGACCGCAGCCTGGTCACCGTCGCGGTGCTCGCCGCCACGTACCGGCCGGGCCAGCTCGACAGCCATCTGAAGATCGCGCTGGAGAACGGGCTGACCAGGGACGAACTCGTCGAGGCTCTCACCCATGTGGCGTTCTACGCCGGGTGGCCCAGCGGCATGGGCGCGCTGATGCAGCTCAAGGACATCGTCGAGGACGAGAAGGCGTAG
- a CDS encoding (R)-mandelonitrile lyase translates to MELLARSATGKAPAERFTGDVWLTVLTDGQAPSLLTAALVRFTPCARTAWHRHALGQTLHVTEGVGLVATRDGAVIVMRPGDTVFTPPGEWHWHGAAPDHFMAHLAMAQGTGDPEAPAVEWGEHVTDDEYRVVATQAAV, encoded by the coding sequence ATGGAACTCCTCGCGCGGAGCGCCACCGGCAAGGCCCCGGCGGAGCGGTTCACCGGCGATGTCTGGCTGACCGTGCTCACCGACGGGCAGGCACCGTCCCTGCTGACCGCCGCCCTCGTGCGGTTCACGCCGTGTGCCCGCACCGCCTGGCACCGGCACGCCCTGGGTCAGACGCTGCACGTCACCGAGGGCGTCGGCCTGGTGGCGACACGGGACGGCGCGGTCATCGTGATGCGGCCGGGCGACACCGTCTTCACCCCGCCGGGCGAATGGCACTGGCACGGCGCAGCTCCCGACCACTTCATGGCTCACCTGGCGATGGCGCAGGGCACCGGCGATCCGGAGGCCCCCGCCGTCGAGTGGGGTGAGCACGTCACGGACGACGAGTACCGCGTGGTGGCCACGCAGGCGGCGGTCTGA
- a CDS encoding GntR family transcriptional regulator, with protein sequence MARTTPHDHPLTEAQPLYWRIATQLLGELSDGTIPPGERLPGERHLARQYGVSRETVRQALEVLRHDGLVATDRRGSHATLPGLPVENPAALTFPVGARAADPGAVDRTTVTWETPPPGHAEALGLAPHRRTLVHRYESAGADGRGHRTAVTSFSAVALAEVQELARYRDRADGSTSAQLRRAYDWMRKAGLTLHHRDSITPLAGAPSVRVTRCVHDQYARPLEITELVVDARQDALVYEFTLPAAV encoded by the coding sequence ATGGCCCGCACCACCCCGCACGACCACCCGCTCACCGAGGCACAGCCCCTCTACTGGCGCATCGCGACGCAGTTGCTCGGCGAGCTGAGCGACGGCACGATCCCGCCCGGCGAACGGCTGCCGGGCGAACGGCACTTGGCGCGGCAATACGGGGTCAGCAGGGAGACCGTACGGCAGGCGCTGGAGGTGCTGCGGCACGACGGCCTGGTCGCCACCGACCGGCGCGGCAGCCACGCCACGCTGCCCGGGCTGCCGGTCGAGAACCCCGCGGCGCTCACCTTCCCGGTCGGCGCCCGGGCCGCCGATCCCGGCGCCGTCGACCGCACGACGGTGACCTGGGAGACTCCCCCGCCGGGCCACGCCGAGGCCCTGGGCCTCGCCCCGCACCGCCGCACCCTCGTGCACCGCTACGAGTCCGCGGGCGCCGACGGACGCGGCCACCGTACGGCCGTCACGTCGTTCTCCGCCGTCGCACTGGCCGAGGTCCAGGAACTGGCCCGCTACCGGGACCGCGCCGACGGCTCCACCTCGGCCCAACTCCGCCGCGCCTACGACTGGATGCGCAAGGCGGGTCTGACCCTGCATCACCGGGACTCCATCACCCCGCTCGCGGGCGCACCGTCGGTACGGGTCACGCGATGCGTGCACGACCAGTACGCCCGCCCACTGGAGATCACCGAACTGGTCGTTGACGCCCGACAGGACGCACTGGTCTACGAGTTCACCCTGCCGGCGGCAGTCTGA
- a CDS encoding class I SAM-dependent methyltransferase — protein sequence MFSPEGPTLRELAVQALSSVERGYDLLAPKFDHTPFRTPDSVLDAVAEALERMGPFDAGLDLCCGTGAGIDVLTRVCRHHVAGIDFSAGMLAVARERTPKAEPPVSYVRADARALPFAPAFDLAVSFGAFGHFLPRELPGLFAQVHSVLRPGGAFVFPVVAPPRPGSWAYWMLWGFDAVMRVRNAVWRPPFVMYYRAFRLGEVVPDLERAGFSVALEPLPEFGRRRDGSPRVRMIVARRLT from the coding sequence ATGTTCAGCCCCGAAGGCCCCACCCTGCGCGAACTCGCCGTCCAGGCGCTGTCGTCCGTCGAACGCGGCTACGACCTGCTCGCGCCGAAGTTCGACCACACCCCCTTCCGCACCCCCGACTCGGTACTCGACGCCGTCGCCGAGGCACTGGAGCGCATGGGACCCTTCGATGCCGGTCTCGACCTGTGCTGCGGCACGGGCGCCGGGATCGATGTCCTCACGCGCGTGTGCCGACACCATGTCGCCGGGATCGACTTCAGCGCGGGCATGCTGGCGGTCGCGCGCGAGCGCACGCCCAAGGCCGAGCCGCCGGTGTCGTACGTCCGTGCCGACGCCCGCGCTCTCCCCTTCGCGCCCGCCTTCGACCTCGCGGTGAGCTTCGGCGCCTTCGGGCACTTTCTGCCGCGCGAGCTGCCGGGGCTGTTCGCCCAGGTGCACTCCGTCCTGCGGCCCGGCGGGGCGTTCGTCTTCCCGGTCGTCGCTCCGCCGCGGCCGGGATCGTGGGCGTACTGGATGCTGTGGGGCTTCGACGCGGTGATGCGGGTGCGCAATGCCGTGTGGCGTCCGCCGTTCGTCATGTACTACCGGGCGTTCCGGCTGGGTGAGGTGGTGCCGGACCTCGAGCGCGCCGGATTCTCCGTGGCCTTGGAGCCCCTTCCCGAGTTCGGCCGACGGCGGGACGGGAGTCCGCGGGTCCGGATGATCGTGGCGCGTCGGCTGACCTGA
- a CDS encoding PadR family transcriptional regulator: MSLKYAVLAALLEGEASGYELSKVFDVSFANFWASTPQQLYRELERLTQDGLIEARVVQQERRPNKRMFTLTEAGREELGSFAAAPVRRPAAMRDELMIKIQAMDDSEPGPTIALIEERMSWALGKLARYERVRDRLLSGRTEEDYLREADRVGPYLTLLAGIAYEEENRRWCERVLTVLKQRTPLS, translated from the coding sequence ATGTCGCTGAAGTACGCCGTCCTGGCCGCCCTCCTGGAGGGGGAGGCGTCGGGATACGAGCTGTCCAAGGTGTTCGATGTGTCGTTCGCGAACTTCTGGGCCTCGACGCCGCAGCAGCTCTACCGGGAGCTGGAGCGTCTGACGCAGGACGGTCTGATCGAGGCCCGGGTGGTGCAGCAGGAACGCCGGCCCAACAAGCGGATGTTCACGCTGACCGAGGCGGGCCGGGAGGAGCTGGGCTCCTTCGCCGCCGCGCCGGTACGCCGCCCGGCGGCGATGCGCGACGAACTGATGATCAAGATTCAGGCCATGGACGACTCGGAGCCCGGGCCGACGATCGCGCTGATCGAGGAGCGCATGTCCTGGGCGCTCGGCAAACTCGCCCGCTACGAGCGGGTCCGCGACAGGCTCCTGTCCGGACGCACGGAGGAGGACTATCTGCGCGAGGCGGACCGCGTCGGCCCGTACCTCACGCTCCTGGCCGGTATCGCCTACGAGGAGGAGAACCGGCGCTGGTGCGAGCGCGTTCTCACGGTCCTCAAACAGCGAACTCCCCTAAGCTGA